The following is a genomic window from Crossiella equi.
CGCCGCCGATCGACCACACGGACGTGGGCGCCTACGTCCTGGGCGTCCTGGACGCCCAGGAGGCGGAAGCCTTCGAGGCGCACCTGCTGACCTGCCAGACCTGCCAGGCGGAGCTCAAGTCCCTGTCCCGCCTGCCCGACCTGCTCGACGAGCTGAAGGGCGGCTACCCGGCAGAGACACCGGCCGAGCCCACCCCGGGCGGCCAGCTGCCGCAGCTGCTGGACGAGCTGGCCGCCCGACGGCGCCGCCGCCGGATCGTGACCTGGGTCGCCGCCGCCGCGGCCACCATCGCGATCGTCGCGGGCCCGGTGGTGACGGCCATGCTGACCAGCTCGAACCCGGCCGCGGTGGCCTTCCCGGAGGAGGCGAAGCGGCTGACCGCCACCGACCCGGGCGGCACCTCCATCGAGGCCACCCTGAC
Proteins encoded in this region:
- a CDS encoding anti-sigma factor family protein, which gives rise to MTPPPIDHTDVGAYVLGVLDAQEAEAFEAHLLTCQTCQAELKSLSRLPDLLDELKGGYPAETPAEPTPGGQLPQLLDELAARRRRRRIVTWVAAAAATIAIVAGPVVTAMLTSSNPAAVAFPEEAKRLTATDPGGTSIEATLTERGWGSDVVMALKGVKGPQKCELVAVSKTGQEFTVNSWIVPERGYGVPANPNALMMRGGAAVKPGEISKLVVRTLDKQTLVSMDV